One window from the genome of Candidatus Methanomethylicota archaeon encodes:
- a CDS encoding DHH family phosphoesterase yields MSFDDIVPHEFIEHINNVASRIVEWAKEGILFNVYTHLDADGLAAGGIFASILKDLGAPFKVRILNQLTDDIISQMGSHENCIVVLLDFGSGQRDLLERSLKVPCLIIDHHQPRFSLHNDDNITEINPHHFGIDGSTQVSSSGLSYLVARTVSEKNVVHSTTAIVGALGDRQDCGDKASLIGLNKIFVEEAINNKLLNVKIGLKLFGFESRPIVKSLEYTIDPFIPGLSGDFDACMNFLKSIGIPPVDENGNFRSVSDLSSDELRKLIIEIVKYMLNHGITSDVAEGMIGTNYILIKEAPDSCLRDAREFSSVLNACGRMGNPSYGIALCMGIRGVIVQRAFEVASKYRKEISRMLSWFQNNRDKLKTLQYVQYIHLENNVDERLLSTFASILSSSRTVSMDKPLVCFAFTKSGKIKVSCRADRNLIKRGINLGLASKIAAESVGGIGGGHDVASGAEIPLNSEEAFLKVFDDVIGKQVSGASYE; encoded by the coding sequence ATGTCATTTGATGATATAGTTCCACATGAGTTCATTGAACATATAAACAATGTTGCGAGTAGAATCGTTGAGTGGGCTAAAGAGGGCATTTTATTTAATGTATATACTCACTTAGATGCTGATGGTTTGGCAGCTGGTGGAATATTTGCATCTATACTTAAGGATCTTGGAGCCCCATTTAAAGTTAGAATTCTCAATCAATTAACTGATGACATTATTTCTCAAATGGGTTCTCATGAAAATTGTATTGTGGTTCTCCTGGATTTTGGAAGTGGTCAAAGAGATCTATTAGAGAGATCACTAAAAGTCCCTTGTTTGATAATTGATCATCATCAACCCAGATTTTCACTACACAATGATGATAACATAACTGAAATTAATCCTCATCACTTCGGTATTGATGGTTCTACGCAAGTAAGTTCTTCAGGCTTATCATATCTAGTGGCTAGGACGGTAAGTGAAAAGAATGTTGTTCATTCAACAACAGCTATTGTGGGTGCTCTTGGTGATAGACAAGATTGCGGTGATAAAGCTAGTTTGATTGGCTTAAATAAAATTTTTGTTGAAGAAGCAATTAATAATAAACTTTTAAATGTAAAGATCGGTTTGAAACTTTTCGGTTTTGAGTCAAGACCTATAGTTAAAAGTTTAGAGTACACCATTGACCCATTTATTCCAGGTTTAAGTGGGGATTTTGATGCTTGTATGAATTTCTTGAAAAGTATTGGTATCCCTCCAGTTGATGAGAATGGTAATTTTCGAAGCGTATCAGATTTGTCCAGCGATGAATTACGCAAATTAATCATTGAGATAGTTAAGTACATGTTGAATCATGGCATCACCAGTGATGTTGCTGAAGGGATGATTGGGACAAATTATATCTTGATTAAAGAGGCTCCAGATTCATGTTTAAGGGATGCTAGAGAATTTTCATCTGTTTTAAATGCTTGTGGTAGGATGGGAAACCCAAGCTATGGTATTGCCTTGTGTATGGGGATTAGGGGGGTGATTGTACAGAGAGCTTTTGAAGTTGCAAGTAAGTATCGTAAGGAGATTTCAAGGATGTTAAGCTGGTTCCAAAATAACAGAGATAAACTTAAAACCCTCCAATACGTACAATACATACATCTTGAAAATAACGTTGATGAAAGATTATTGAGCACATTTGCTTCCATTCTTTCCTCTTCGAGAACAGTGTCTATGGATAAGCCTCTTGTGTGCTTTGCCTTCACGAAGAGTGGTAAAATTAAGGTTTCTTGTAGAGCTGATAGAAATTTGATTAAAAGAGGGATTAATCTTGGCTTAGCTTCAAAAATTGCAGCAGAAAGTGTTGGGGGTATTGGTGGGGGTCATGATGTAGCTTCTGGAGCTGAGATTCCATTAAATTCTGAAGAAGCGTTTTTAAAAGTTTTTGATGATGTTATTGGTAAACAAGTTTCAGGTGCATCCTATGAATAA
- a CDS encoding 30S ribosomal protein S15, translating to MKRSKEKGKSHSTRPAGMEAPKWVNYKPEDVENLVVNLARRGFSPSMIGIILRDQYGIPLVKAICGKTVTEILRENNLLPSIPEDLNNLIKRAEKVKRHLEEHPKDKSSRRGLQLIESKIWRLIKYYKAKGMLPKDWKYEFSGLKTVKLR from the coding sequence TTGAAGAGAAGTAAGGAGAAGGGTAAGTCTCATTCAACAAGGCCTGCTGGGATGGAGGCTCCTAAATGGGTTAACTATAAACCAGAAGATGTTGAAAATTTAGTGGTAAACTTAGCTAGAAGAGGGTTTTCACCATCCATGATCGGTATAATTTTACGTGATCAGTACGGTATACCATTAGTTAAAGCAATATGTGGCAAGACAGTTACTGAAATATTACGTGAAAACAATTTGTTACCAAGCATTCCTGAAGATTTGAACAATTTAATTAAGAGGGCTGAGAAAGTTAAGAGGCATCTTGAAGAGCATCCAAAGGATAAGTCTAGTAGACGTGGACTTCAACTTATTGAGTCAAAGATATGGCGACTTATAAAATATTATAAGGCTAAAGGTATGCTTCCAAAAGATTGGAAATACGAATTTAGTGGGCTTAAAACAGTAAAACTTAGATAA
- a CDS encoding XTP/dITP diphosphatase — protein MSSREELKQTSILFISKNKNKFIEASHILSSFNIKLEWAPFSKLEIQSSSLSDIALFAARNAFESIKKPLIVEDDGLFIKALNGFPGPFSSYIYSTIGLNGILRLMEGVDDRECFFESAVAFCNQNISKVFVGRVYGEISRVIRGSCGFGFDPIFIPKGENLTFAEMPLNYKCSISHRAVALKDFARWFLKNFKYYL, from the coding sequence ATGTCATCGAGAGAAGAGTTAAAGCAGACATCGATTCTCTTCATATCTAAAAATAAGAATAAATTCATAGAAGCATCCCATATTCTCAGCTCTTTTAATATAAAATTGGAGTGGGCTCCATTCTCTAAACTGGAAATACAATCTTCTTCATTGTCTGACATCGCTTTATTTGCAGCTAGAAACGCTTTTGAGAGCATAAAAAAGCCGTTAATCGTTGAAGATGATGGATTATTCATAAAAGCTCTAAACGGTTTTCCGGGGCCGTTCTCTTCATACATATACAGTACTATTGGTCTTAATGGAATACTTAGGCTAATGGAGGGTGTTGATGATAGGGAATGCTTCTTTGAGTCTGCAGTGGCTTTTTGTAATCAAAATATAAGCAAGGTTTTTGTGGGCAGAGTTTATGGTGAAATTTCTAGAGTCATTAGAGGGTCATGTGGTTTCGGTTTTGATCCAATATTCATACCTAAAGGTGAAAATTTGACATTTGCAGAAATGCCATTAAACTATAAGTGCTCCATAAGTCATAGAGCTGTCGCTCTGAAGGATTTTGCGAGATGGTTTCTAAAAAATTTTAAATACTATTTGTAA
- a CDS encoding Kae1-associated serine/threonine protein kinase: MKLIKKGAEAELYLIDWFGYKAVKKVRISKNYRIRSLDMFLRNYRTLNEAKMLINVKRINVPVPAVFDVNLEEFSIIMEFIDGKLLKDLIPQLDDKQLDEIFTNLGCIVGRLHENGFFHGDLTTSNVILVDKNIFLIDFGLGGSSQEIESFGVDVHLMLRALESTHHEISKKCFEYFKNGYSSTFDKSKEVFDKVLEIRRRGRYVIERRVKADIDSLHI; encoded by the coding sequence ATGAAATTAATAAAGAAGGGTGCTGAGGCAGAGTTATACTTAATAGACTGGTTTGGTTATAAAGCTGTGAAAAAGGTGCGTATCTCAAAAAATTATAGGATACGATCACTAGACATGTTTCTACGAAATTACAGAACCTTGAATGAGGCTAAAATGTTAATAAATGTCAAAAGGATTAATGTACCTGTCCCCGCAGTTTTTGATGTCAATTTGGAGGAGTTTTCAATAATTATGGAATTTATTGATGGAAAGTTATTAAAGGATTTGATCCCGCAATTAGATGATAAACAGTTAGATGAAATTTTTACAAATCTTGGATGTATTGTTGGCAGACTTCATGAAAATGGGTTTTTTCATGGAGATTTAACTACATCAAACGTCATTCTTGTTGATAAAAACATTTTCTTAATAGATTTTGGTTTAGGCGGGTCTTCCCAAGAAATAGAATCCTTTGGGGTTGACGTCCATTTAATGTTGAGAGCCTTGGAGAGTACCCATCACGAAATATCTAAAAAATGTTTTGAATACTTTAAGAATGGATATAGTAGTACGTTTGATAAAAGTAAGGAAGTATTTGACAAAGTCTTAGAGATAAGGAGGAGGGGTCGATATGTCATCGAGAGAAGAGTTAAAGCAGACATCGATTCTCTTCATATCTAA
- the kae1 gene encoding N(6)-L-threonylcarbamoyladenine synthase Kae1, whose protein sequence is MFILGIECTAHTFGCGIANSNGEILANVNSEYIPVSGGIHPREAARHHASVAASVIRDALRNAGKSISEIDGFAVSLGPGLGPCLRVGATVARALSLYYNKPLIPVNHCVAHIEIARLTCKVDDPLVVYVSGGNTIISAFSDGKYRVFGETLDIALGNCLDTFARYVGLPHPGGPHVERLASKGSNYINLPYVVKGQDMSFSGLLTMAIRKFKDGAVLEDLCFSLQETAFSMVCEVTERALVHTGKNAILLTGGVAANKRLRVMMESIAREHGVVFKAVPMEYARDNGAMIAWTGVLSLMHNVTITVDDSFIRPRWRLDAVDIPWRMSAHEINKEGC, encoded by the coding sequence ATGTTCATCTTAGGGATAGAATGCACCGCTCATACCTTTGGCTGTGGAATCGCTAATTCTAATGGTGAAATACTTGCAAATGTGAACTCTGAATATATTCCCGTAAGTGGTGGTATACATCCAAGGGAAGCTGCTCGTCATCATGCATCTGTTGCTGCATCAGTAATACGTGATGCTTTGAGAAATGCGGGGAAAAGTATTAGTGAAATAGATGGTTTTGCGGTATCTCTAGGTCCCGGTTTAGGTCCATGTTTAAGGGTTGGAGCAACAGTTGCAAGGGCTTTATCATTATATTATAATAAACCTTTAATTCCAGTAAATCATTGTGTGGCGCACATAGAGATTGCGAGATTAACATGTAAAGTTGATGACCCTCTAGTTGTTTACGTATCTGGTGGAAACACCATAATTTCCGCCTTCTCAGATGGTAAGTATAGGGTTTTTGGTGAAACTCTTGATATAGCATTAGGTAACTGTTTAGATACATTTGCAAGGTACGTTGGATTACCCCATCCCGGGGGTCCCCATGTAGAAAGGTTGGCTTCGAAGGGTTCAAATTACATTAACTTGCCTTATGTTGTTAAAGGGCAGGATATGTCCTTTTCTGGATTACTTACAATGGCAATTAGAAAGTTTAAGGATGGTGCTGTACTTGAGGATTTATGTTTCAGTCTTCAAGAAACCGCCTTTTCTATGGTGTGCGAAGTTACTGAACGTGCATTGGTTCATACAGGTAAAAATGCAATCCTCTTAACTGGGGGTGTAGCAGCTAATAAGCGATTGAGAGTCATGATGGAATCCATAGCTAGAGAGCATGGTGTAGTTTTTAAGGCTGTTCCAATGGAGTATGCAAGGGATAATGGTGCCATGATAGCGTGGACTGGAGTATTATCACTTATGCATAATGTCACAATAACTGTAGATGATAGTTTTATTCGCCCAAGGTGGAGGCTTGACGCGGTTGATATCCCTTGGAGGATGAGTGCACATGAAATTAATAAAGAAGGGTGCTGA
- the rps24e gene encoding 30S ribosomal protein S24e, which yields MEIEVINKRENKLLNRIELDVVIKHAYSGTPSRMSVREAIASKFNVALDNVYVIKLFSEYGIPVSRGHIHIYNSKDYALQIEPEYIIRRNTGSTQQNA from the coding sequence ATGGAGATCGAGGTCATTAATAAAAGGGAAAATAAGCTTCTGAATAGGATAGAGTTAGATGTTGTGATTAAGCATGCGTACTCTGGTACTCCAAGTAGGATGAGTGTTCGAGAAGCTATTGCTTCAAAATTTAATGTCGCATTGGATAATGTGTATGTGATAAAGCTTTTCTCAGAGTATGGTATTCCAGTAAGTAGGGGGCATATACATATATATAACTCAAAGGATTATGCGCTTCAAATAGAGCCTGAATATATAATCAGGAGAAATACTGGTTCTACTCAGCAAAATGCGTGA
- a CDS encoding GTP-dependent dephospho-CoA kinase family protein — protein MPSKFIEQPITINKLVLDRTYEDKFKQPYGVLIEGSFEDVFQKLTSLINEFKPKLMITVGDYVTKFFITRNIPIDVAIVDFYVERRSFQYDPTPYFKNIFKIVNPPGTILASSWLTIQYVISIEEPSLILVDGEEDLLALPCVLCAPLNSAVFFGVPKRGLMFVPINLEAKSYAFKLLKFFIPG, from the coding sequence ATGCCATCGAAGTTCATTGAGCAACCCATTACAATAAATAAACTAGTTTTGGATAGAACTTATGAGGACAAGTTTAAACAGCCTTACGGTGTACTTATTGAAGGGAGCTTTGAAGACGTATTCCAAAAATTGACCAGTCTTATAAATGAATTTAAACCTAAGTTAATGATTACTGTTGGGGATTATGTCACTAAATTTTTCATAACTCGTAATATCCCTATAGATGTTGCAATAGTAGATTTTTATGTTGAGCGTAGAAGTTTTCAATACGATCCAACTCCATATTTTAAGAATATTTTCAAAATAGTTAACCCCCCTGGAACTATACTTGCAAGTTCTTGGCTAACAATTCAATATGTTATTTCAATAGAAGAACCTTCACTTATACTTGTAGATGGAGAAGAAGATCTACTCGCATTGCCCTGCGTCCTCTGTGCACCGTTAAACTCAGCGGTATTTTTTGGAGTACCTAAACGTGGCCTTATGTTTGTTCCAATAAATCTTGAAGCTAAGAGTTATGCATTTAAATTGTTAAAATTCTTTATTCCAGGATGA
- a CDS encoding DNA-directed RNA polymerase, subunit E'', with the protein MPFKACRNCHYLVNEDAVKCPICNSKDFSDEWSGMVIILDVNSETAKLLNKKEPGRYAIEVH; encoded by the coding sequence TTGCCATTTAAAGCTTGTAGAAATTGTCATTATCTTGTTAATGAAGATGCTGTTAAATGCCCTATTTGTAATTCTAAAGATTTTTCTGATGAATGGAGTGGAATGGTGATAATTTTAGACGTTAATAGTGAAACTGCAAAGCTTTTGAATAAAAAAGAGCCTGGTCGTTATGCCATCGAAGTTCATTGA
- a CDS encoding DNA-directed RNA polymerase, whose amino-acid sequence MYYIVKVKDVIRIPPQYFNEPIEKVALELLRNKYEGLVDTELGIIIAILNADVSPIGRIIHGDGSSYHDVTFDALVFLPVIQEVVEGEVVEVTDFGIFIRLGPVDGLVHVSQVMDDYIVYDKRRGALQGKETNRIVKKGDIVRARIVTVSLSPKSVKIGLTMRQPFLGVLSWIEEDIKKLSEKREK is encoded by the coding sequence ATGTACTACATTGTCAAGGTTAAGGATGTTATTAGAATTCCGCCACAATACTTTAATGAACCTATAGAAAAAGTTGCATTAGAGCTATTACGTAATAAATATGAAGGATTAGTGGATACGGAACTGGGGATCATAATTGCAATATTGAATGCCGATGTTTCCCCCATTGGTCGAATAATTCATGGTGATGGGTCTAGCTATCATGATGTTACCTTTGACGCTTTGGTATTTCTACCCGTTATTCAAGAGGTTGTTGAAGGTGAAGTTGTTGAAGTTACTGATTTCGGTATATTTATTAGATTGGGACCTGTGGATGGCTTAGTACACGTTTCACAAGTTATGGATGATTACATAGTCTATGATAAAAGGAGAGGTGCCTTGCAAGGTAAAGAAACTAATAGAATTGTGAAAAAGGGGGATATTGTTAGAGCGAGAATAGTTACCGTGAGTTTATCTCCTAAGAGTGTGAAGATTGGTTTAACTATGAGACAACCATTTCTTGGAGTTTTATCATGGATTGAAGAGGATATTAAAAAATTGAGTGAGAAGAGGGAGAAATGA